One region of Anaeromyxobacter paludicola genomic DNA includes:
- a CDS encoding toxin-antitoxin system YwqK family antitoxin gives MTALALALGLALAAGGPAPLACPPGAAVAGAAYPDGFEQWCEKPDDAGRPQKHGPYRTWYDDGAPQLASTWKMGRLDGPFVEYHRNGKKAREGAWRDGEKDGRWTTWFEDGRPAEEAGYDRGILHGRFATFFAGGGKRVEGRYCHGIQCGRWTTWDEGGRELGRMDHEEIRSEP, from the coding sequence CGCTCGCCGCCGGCGGCCCGGCGCCCCTCGCGTGCCCGCCGGGCGCCGCGGTGGCCGGGGCGGCGTACCCCGACGGCTTCGAGCAGTGGTGCGAGAAGCCCGACGACGCCGGGCGCCCGCAGAAGCACGGGCCGTACCGGACCTGGTACGACGACGGCGCGCCGCAGCTCGCGTCCACCTGGAAGATGGGACGGCTCGACGGGCCGTTCGTCGAGTACCACCGCAACGGCAAGAAGGCGCGCGAGGGGGCCTGGCGCGACGGCGAGAAGGACGGCCGCTGGACCACCTGGTTCGAGGACGGCCGCCCGGCGGAGGAGGCCGGCTACGACCGCGGGATCCTGCACGGCCGCTTCGCGACCTTCTTCGCGGGCGGAGGGAAGCGCGTCGAGGGGCGCTACTGCCACGGCATCCAGTGCGGCCGCTGGACCACCTGGGACGAGGGCGGGCGCGAGCTCGGGCGCATGGACCACGAGGAGATCCGGAGCGAGCCTTGA
- a CDS encoding MBL fold metallo-hydrolase, with product MSATFPGLPPAPPPTDPVPAAAVVLWRAGPQGRELYWVRRGEPLRFAGGFHAFPGGRLDPADRELPVRGAAGEQAALVACACRELFEETGVLLARGAERVPAAARESARRALLEASTVRLATAGVPVPGGAGLSSPPPRGGAPEGAGEPTDAALFARFLEAQRLTLDAALLTRAGRWITPHFLPLRYDARLFLAPLPAGEAPEVWPGELSGGEFIPAVEALARWARGDALLHPPNLWAVTCLARHPPDRAAEAMREPPECAAHVPARIEFQKGVFLCALRTPTLPPATHTNCWLLDTGDGGLALVDPGSGEPAELSRLDALLAHLAGEGLRAREIWLTHHHPDHVGGVAALRARGLPLLAHPRTLELLGDLGRGGEPVGDAALLHGRWRALHTPGHASGHLCFHDERTRALFCGDMVSTLSTVVIDPPDGDMAEYQRQLARLVDLAPRTLFPAHGSPAPNAVAKLEGYLSHRQEREDRILAALSPPAPLAEVTARAYPDAPRLMLPAAERSCLATLLKLEREGLAARDEDRWMHA from the coding sequence ATGAGCGCCACCTTCCCCGGCCTGCCCCCCGCCCCGCCCCCGACCGATCCCGTGCCCGCCGCCGCGGTGGTGCTCTGGCGCGCCGGGCCGCAGGGGCGCGAGCTCTACTGGGTGCGGCGCGGCGAGCCGCTCCGGTTCGCGGGCGGCTTCCACGCCTTCCCCGGCGGGCGGCTCGACCCGGCCGACCGGGAGCTGCCGGTGCGCGGCGCGGCGGGCGAGCAGGCGGCGCTCGTGGCCTGCGCCTGCCGGGAGCTGTTCGAGGAGACGGGCGTGCTCCTCGCGCGCGGCGCCGAGCGGGTGCCGGCGGCGGCCCGCGAGTCCGCCCGGCGGGCGCTGCTCGAGGCCTCCACGGTCCGGCTCGCGACGGCTGGCGTGCCGGTTCCGGGCGGCGCGGGGCTCTCTTCTCCCCCGCCGCGCGGAGGAGCTCCGGAGGGGGCCGGCGAGCCGACCGACGCGGCCCTCTTCGCCCGCTTCCTCGAGGCGCAGCGGCTCACGCTCGACGCCGCGCTGCTCACCCGCGCCGGCCGCTGGATCACCCCGCACTTCCTCCCGCTCCGCTACGACGCGCGCCTCTTCCTCGCGCCCCTGCCCGCGGGCGAGGCCCCGGAGGTCTGGCCCGGCGAGCTCTCCGGCGGCGAGTTCATCCCCGCCGTCGAGGCGCTGGCGCGCTGGGCCCGCGGCGACGCGCTGCTCCACCCGCCGAACCTCTGGGCCGTCACCTGCCTCGCCCGCCACCCGCCCGACCGCGCCGCCGAGGCGATGCGCGAGCCGCCCGAGTGCGCCGCCCACGTCCCGGCCCGCATCGAGTTCCAGAAGGGCGTGTTCCTCTGCGCGCTGCGCACCCCGACGCTCCCGCCGGCGACGCACACCAACTGCTGGCTGCTCGACACGGGCGACGGCGGGCTCGCGCTCGTCGATCCCGGCTCGGGCGAGCCCGCGGAGCTCTCCCGGCTCGACGCGCTCCTCGCCCACCTCGCCGGCGAGGGGCTCCGGGCGCGGGAGATCTGGCTCACCCACCACCACCCCGACCACGTCGGCGGCGTCGCCGCGCTGCGGGCGCGGGGGCTGCCGCTCCTCGCGCACCCGCGCACGCTCGAGCTCCTCGGCGACCTCGGTCGCGGCGGCGAGCCGGTGGGGGACGCCGCGCTCCTCCACGGCCGCTGGCGCGCGCTCCACACGCCCGGCCACGCCTCCGGCCACCTCTGCTTCCACGACGAGCGGACCCGCGCCCTCTTCTGCGGCGACATGGTCTCGACCCTCTCCACCGTGGTGATCGACCCGCCCGACGGCGACATGGCCGAGTACCAGCGGCAGCTCGCGCGGCTCGTGGACCTCGCGCCGCGCACGCTCTTCCCGGCGCACGGCTCGCCCGCCCCCAACGCGGTCGCGAAGCTCGAGGGCTACCTCTCGCACCGGCAGGAGCGCGAGGACCGGATCCTGGCCGCGCTCTCGCCGCCCGCGCCGCTCGCCGAGGTGACCGCCCGCGCCTACCCGGACGCGCCGCGCCTCATGCTGCCGGCCGCCGAGCGGAGCTGCCTCGCCACGCTCCTCAAGCTCGAGCGCGAGGGGCTCGCGGCCCGCGACGAGGACCGCTGGATGCACGCCTGA
- a CDS encoding M24 family metallopeptidase, whose amino-acid sequence MDIAALQKTLREERLDGWLLYDFHGQNPTARDALGLGGHMLTRRWFYLVPVEGPPRLLVHAIELGSFPKDVPGERLAYTSWQSLRAGLERLVGALPPRPQVAMEYCPLATIPYLSRVDAGTLELIRALGVSVVSSAELVQRFLCRWSPHQLASHVRALRAIDDAKDAAFEQIGLAQKAGREITETAVQRFLMQEFARARLQTDHAPIVAVNGHAGDPHYEPSETRPTPIRKGDLVLIDLWAKGEKPDDAYADITWVAFCGDRPPEKLQEIFSVTAGARDAGLAALREAWAAKKVLQGCEVDRVVRDHIAARGYGDRFLHRTGHSIGASNVHGDGANLDDLETHDTRLLIEGLAFSIEPGIYLPEQGLGVRSEIDVVMTGDGPQVFSKVQEEVVRIS is encoded by the coding sequence ATGGACATCGCCGCCCTGCAGAAGACGCTGCGTGAAGAGCGACTCGACGGCTGGCTGCTCTACGACTTCCACGGCCAGAACCCGACGGCGCGCGACGCGCTCGGCCTCGGCGGCCACATGCTCACCCGGCGCTGGTTCTACCTCGTGCCGGTGGAGGGACCGCCGCGCCTCCTCGTGCACGCCATCGAGCTCGGGAGCTTCCCGAAGGACGTCCCCGGCGAGCGGCTCGCCTACACCTCGTGGCAGTCGCTCCGCGCCGGGCTCGAGCGGCTCGTCGGCGCGCTGCCGCCGCGGCCGCAGGTGGCGATGGAGTACTGCCCGCTCGCGACCATCCCGTACCTCTCGCGCGTGGACGCCGGGACGCTCGAGCTCATCCGCGCCCTCGGCGTGAGCGTGGTCTCCTCGGCCGAGCTGGTGCAGCGCTTCCTCTGCCGCTGGAGCCCGCACCAGCTCGCGAGCCACGTGCGCGCGCTGCGCGCCATCGACGACGCCAAGGACGCCGCCTTCGAGCAGATCGGCCTCGCACAGAAGGCGGGGCGCGAGATCACCGAGACCGCGGTGCAGCGCTTCCTGATGCAGGAGTTCGCGCGGGCGCGGCTCCAGACCGACCACGCGCCCATCGTGGCGGTGAACGGCCACGCCGGCGACCCGCACTACGAACCCTCCGAGACGCGCCCCACGCCCATCCGGAAGGGCGACCTCGTGCTCATCGACCTCTGGGCCAAGGGCGAGAAGCCGGACGACGCCTACGCCGACATCACCTGGGTCGCCTTCTGCGGCGACCGCCCGCCGGAGAAGCTCCAGGAGATCTTCTCGGTGACCGCCGGCGCCCGCGACGCCGGGCTCGCCGCGCTGCGCGAGGCCTGGGCCGCGAAGAAGGTGCTGCAGGGCTGCGAGGTGGACCGGGTGGTGCGCGACCACATCGCCGCGCGCGGCTACGGCGACCGGTTCCTGCACCGGACCGGCCACTCCATCGGCGCCTCCAACGTCCACGGCGACGGCGCCAACCTCGACGACCTCGAGACGCACGACACGCGGCTCCTCATCGAGGGGCTCGCCTTCTCCATCGAGCCGGGCATCTACCTGCCGGAGCAGGGGCTCGGGGTGCGCAGCGAGATCGACGTGGTGATGACCGGCGACGGGCCGCAGGTCTTCTCCAAGGTGCAGGAGGAGGTCGTGCGGATCTCGTGA